A genome region from Microplitis demolitor isolate Queensland-Clemson2020A chromosome 1, iyMicDemo2.1a, whole genome shotgun sequence includes the following:
- the LOC103571300 gene encoding augmin complex subunit dgt5, giving the protein MSKDSGDNLDWAIQLGCPPSVLTNDVKKILNQGIMSFVWDEIASVVHPVEDVVDTRKNILLNHLQSQAQVPAIQHINKIKLLKNERALVNSQIDKVENMCETLYHSLEEKELKISKLKNQQEKTEIKTGALELKLKNIESEINSCKEFISYCNNLLPANKHEIDEAAFQYCLTLAGSVISRQGKLEALKQIQEILDPLAIPELWDSLLRKRMQDTEKLTRLQLEQENNETPGRSFDEAWKIGLASVEAQIITSTLEAMIHKEKLQNHLQNVVNIIDKIMVSDSEQELEWIQLNLEIAQQDKKYKELQSCIEYFKNFNEERHDLTERQSELSSELHNVNSEMKECIETIKNSLRSVISAGNFLEKIKDNLIDELMIIALMNRQFNANWLDINLTSEIDEFHKNTDVNALNKVMLLDKVGAYRYASICMSNILPVTPTLTLATPVFSPPLCHLIYCLRNLMANSLLKQQHQLKNSEYANQQMIVIKNSTLDSSKENDIFELLDKISYKNGTCRRELDKLETIYDAWANQPVQEAMSVIDDTAHRLTYDEWVKRYSSLLFMITRNK; this is encoded by the exons atgagtaaaGACAGTGGAGATAATTTAGACTGGGCGATACAATTAGGGTGTCCACCATCAGTGTTGACaaatgatgtaaaaaaaat tcttAATCAAGGCATAATGAGTTTTGTATGGGATGAAATAGCATCAGTGGTTCATCCTGTTGAAGATGTAGTTGACACACGAAAAAACATTTTGCTAAACCATCTCCAAAGTCAAGCTCAGGTGCCGGCTATTCAGCacattaacaaaataaaattattaaaaaatgaaagagcTTTAGTTAATTCACAAATTGATAAAGTTGAGAATATGTGCGAGACACTTTATCATTCTCTTGAAGAAAAag aattaaaaatttcaaaactgaaAAACCAACAAGaaaaaacagaaataaaaactGGAGCTttagaattgaaattaaaaaatattgaatcaGAGATAAATTCATGTAAGGAATTTATTTCAtactgtaataatttattgccggcaaataaacatgaaattgATGAAGCTGCTTTTCAGTATTGTCTTACGCTGGCTGGTTCAGTAATTTCACGTCAAGGCAAGTTGGag gCATTGAAACAAATTCAAGAGATCTTGGATCCACTTGCTATTCCTGAATTATGGGATAGCTTATTACGTAAACGTATGCAGGATACTGAGAAATTAACGAGACTCCAATTGGAGCAAGAGAACAATGAAACGCCAGGTCGGTCATTTGATGAAGCCTGGAAAATTGGTCTTGCTTCTGTCGAAGCACAAATTATTACATCGACACTTGAAGCAATGATACATaaggaaaaattacaaaatcatTTGCAGAATGTGGtcaatataattgataaaataatg gtcAGTGATTCGGAACAAGAACTAGAATGGATCCAACTTAATCTAGAAATTGCTCagcaagataaaaaatataaagagttACAATCTTGTAtcgaatatttcaaaaactttaatGAAGAGAGACACGATTTAACTGAAAGGCAATCTGAGTTGTCAAGTGAACTTCACAATGTCAATTCCGAAATG AAAGAGTGTATagaaacgattaaaaattctttgagGTCCGTAATATCCGCCGgtaattttcttgaaaaaataaaagataatttaatcgACGAGCTAATGATTATAGCTCTGATGAATCGTCAATTCAATGCCAATTGgcttgatattaatttaacgtCTGAGATCGATGAGTTCCACAAAAACACCGATGTCAAtgcattaaataaagttatgcTACTAGACAAAGTTGGAGCATACag ATACGCATCAATATGTATGAGTAATATTTTGCCAGTAACACCGACATTAACATTAGCAACTCCAGTATTCAGCCCCCCACTGTGCCATTTAATTTACTGTCTCAGAAATCTTATGGCGAACAGTTTATTGAAGCAACAGCATCAGCTAAAAAATTCCGAGTACGCAAATCAACAGATGATCGTAATTAAGAATTCAACTCTTGATTCATCAAAagaaaatgatatatttgaattacTTGATAAAATAAGTTACAAAAATGGAACATGTCGTCGAGAATTAGATAAACTTGAGACAATTTATGACGCTTGGGCTAATCAGCCGGTTCAAGAAGCGATGTCTGTTATTGATGACACCGCTCACAGATTAACGTACGATGAATGGGTGAAACGTTACAGCTCACTACTATTTATGATTACACGGAACAAATGA
- the LOC103571193 gene encoding nardilysin translates to MVSLCSFKRLLECTVKKLNLSCSMPKRLYSYQESSRKKLKLNSSKFKRYKMVTPKNVKTLHSQSNSNLKQNDKTKTDECINENKNEDSNEIHESYVDVKVEYLDNPVKSSNDKKEYKVIKLPNGLTALLISDTHDLTDKVAGEQDAASTASSDEDDEEGSEEGSSDDEDDNEEEGEEMEMSDEDDKHAHLSKREEKMAACGLCVGVGSFSDPSEIPGMAHFLEHMVFMGSKKYPAENDFDSFIKKRGGSDNASTEPELTTFTFEIDEKYLYSALDRFAQFFIAPLMLRDAITREREAIESEFQMALPSDSNRKEQLFCSLAKPSHPATKFTWGNLVTLRDNITDDNLYKQLHKFRERHYSAHRMTLAIQARLPLDTLEDYVKKCFSVVPTNSLPSEDFSCHIGANSFDTASFRRIYKIKPVKDVCQIELTWTMPPLHHLYKEKPHQYISWIIGHEGKGSLISYLRKKMWCLDIYSGNGESGFEHSSMYALFSLSLVLTDQGHEHLKQVIDAIFSYINMVRKLGPQKRIFDEIRMIEDTNFRFTDEVPSIENVESLCENMHYYKSTDYITGSELYFEYNPESIRACMDVLTPDNVNIIIFDKKFDDSTFDKEEPWFKTKYTDTEIPADWIESWKNIDAMPEFHLPEPNIFITDDFTLIPAESIEAPVKIHQDTLCEIWYKPDAKFRLPECHMNFQLISPMIASSPEGTAMCDLMVEVLKQLLAEELYAAVAAELSYEVNSSEKGLLIKVYGFNQKLPLLLETIVKYISNFPEIVTEDLFKVMKEQQLKAYYNTFLKPSKLGKDVRLSIIMLKHWTAMDRHAACSKISFEEFKNFVKYFTKHIYIQSLIQGNTTSDEIKNNVLKCFDILKCGPLLPNTLPRLRTMSLPLGAHYCRFKNFNSTDSNSVVTNYYQSGLASIKLSVTIELLTMIMEEPLFNQLRTQEQLGYDVFCLLRDTYGVFGYSISVCTQADKFSVKHVDDRIEEFLKSFYEKLESLSDKDFENHKEGLIKIKQCADIHLREEVIRNWAEIKCGEYMFDRLTRETNEIRQITLKDLRNWFKDHIVGGNNFRKLSIHVVGTEKQRQESDKKLSDNEINKSEESAIKLSDASYALQYLHTDEDEDNRVFIKNIEKFKSGLYVYPERYSN, encoded by the exons ATGGTATCATTGTGTTCATTTAAACGCTTACTCGAATgtacggtaaaaaaattaaatttaagttgtaGTATGCCAAAACGTTTATACAGTTACCAGGAAtcgagtagaaaaaaattaaaattgaatagtagtaaatttaaaagatataaaatggTGACTccgaaaaatgttaaaacttTACATTCTCAAAGTAATTCTAACCTTAAACAAAATGACAAAACGAAGACTGATGAatgtataaatgaaaataaaaatgaagattcTAATGAAATTCACGAGTCTTATGTTGATGTTAAAGTTGAATATTTAGATAATCCTGTCAAGTCGAGTAACGATAAAAAAGAGTACAA agtaatTAAACTCCCAAATGGCCTAACTGCGCTCCTTATTTCTGATACTCATGATTTGACTGATAAAGTAGCTGGTGAACAGGATGCAG CTTCAACAGCTAGCAGTGATGAAGACGACGAAGAAGGGAGTGAAGAAGGGTCTTCAGATGACGAAGACGACAATGAAGAGGAGGGTGAAGAGATGGAGATGAGTGATGAAGATGATAAGCATGCTCACTTGTCTAAGAGAGAAGAAAAAATG GCTGCATGCGGATTGTGCGTAGGAGTTGGAAGCTTCAGCGATCCCTCTGAAATACCTGGAATGGCTCATTTTCTTGAGCACATGGTTTTCATGGGCTCTAAAAAGTACCCTGCTGAAAACGATTTCgattcttttataaaaaaacgcgGTGGTTCTGATAACGCATCTACAGAGCCTGAGTTAACAACATTTACTTttgaaattgatgaaaaatatcTTTACTCTGCATTAGATCGTTTCGCTCAATTTTTTATCGCCCCTCTGATGCTGCGAGATGCAATAACTCGGGAACGAGAAGCCATCGAAAGTGAATTTCAAATGGCATTGCCTTCAGACTCAAATAGAAAAGAGCAATTGTTCTGCAGTCTTGCTAAGCCAAGTCATCCTGCCACTAAATTTACTTGGGGAAATCTGGTAACTCTTCGTGACAACATAACTGATGACAATCTATACAAgcaattacataaatttcgTGAACGTCATTACAGCGCGCATCGTATGACTCTGGCAATTCAAGCACGTCTGCCTTTAGATACCCTAGAAGACtacgtaaaaaaatgtttttccgTAGTACCGACAAATAGTTTACCTTCAGAAGATTTTAGTTGTCATATAGGTGCCAATTCTTTTGACACCGCTAGCTTTAGGcgtatttacaaaattaaaccAGTAAAAGACGTTTGTCAAATCGAGCTGACATGGACAATGCCACCACTTCATCATCTTTACAAAGAAAAACCTCATCAGTACATCTCTTGGATCATCGGGCACGAGGGTAAGGGCTCATTGATAAGTTACTTGAGGAAGAAAATGTGGTGTCTTGATATTTACAGCGGCAATGGAGAGAGTGGGTTTGAACACAGCTCAATGTACGCTCTTTTCAGTTTGTCTCTAGTCCTTACTGACCAAGGCCACGAACATTTAAAACAAGTTATCGATGCCATATTTTCATACATCAACATGGTACGCAAATTAGGACCGCAAAAGAGAATATTTGATGAGATTCGTATGATTGAAGATACGAATTTCCGTTTCACTGACGAAGTGCCTTCGATTGAAAACGTCGAAAGTTTATGTGAAAACATGCATTACTACAAGTCAACTGATTATATTACTGGAAGTGAACTCTACTTTGAGTATAATCCTGAATCAATAAGAGCTTGCATGGATGTTCTGACTCCTGACAatgtcaatattattatttttgacaaaaaatttgacgatTCAACTTTCGATAAAGAAGAGCCGTGGTTTAAAACCAAGTACACAGACACGGAAATTCCAGCTGATTGGATAGAGTCTTGGAAAAACATTGACGCTATGCCAGAGTTCCATTTACCCGagccaaatattttcataactgATGACTTTACTTTGATTCCCGCCGAATCAATCGAAGCGCCGGTTAAAATTCATCAAGACACTCTTTGTGAAATCTGGTACAAACCTGATGCTAAATTTCGTTTGCCTGAATGTCATATGAATTTCCAATTGATATCGCCTATGATCGCATCTTCACCTGAAGG AACTGCTATGTGTGATTTGATGGTAGAAGTACTAAAGCAATTGCTTGCTGAAGAATTGTATGCAGCAGTAGCCGCTGAATTGAGTTACGAAGTCAATTCAAGTGAAAAAGGTTTACTGATAAAAGTCTACGGGTTCAACCAAAAACTTCCGCTACTTCTTGAAACgattgttaaatatatatcgaaTTTCCCTGAAATTGTCACGGAGGATTTATTCAAAGTGATGAAAGAACAACAACTAAAAGCTTACTATAATACGTTTTTAAAGCCTTCTAAACTAGGAAA agaCGTAAGGTTATCGATCATTATGTTGAAACATTGGACGGCTATGGATCGACACGCGGCGTGCAGTAAAATATCatttgaagaatttaaaaactttgttAAATACTTTACTAAACACATTTATATTCAGTCATTAATCCAAGGCAACACGACGTcagatgaaattaaaaataacgtaTTGAAatgttttgatattttaaaatgtggGCCGCTATTACCAAATACTTTGCCACGACTACGGACAATGTCACTGCCCCTTGGAGCACATTACtgcagatttaaaaattttaattcaacggATTCAAATTCTGttgttacaaattattatcaatcagGTTTAGCATCTATAAAATTGTCTGTTACAATTGAATTATTGACG ATGATAATGGAAGAGCCTTTATTCAATCAATTAAGAACACAAGAGCAACTTGGATATGACGTATTTTGTCTATTGCGTGATACCTATGGTGTATTTGGGTACTCGATCTCAGTTTGTACGCAAGCTGATAAATTTAGTGTCAAGCATGTTGATGATCGGATagaggaatttttaaaatcattttatgaGAAACTTGAGTCTTTGTCGGATAAAGATTTTGAGAATCATAAGGAGGgtcttattaaaataaaacagtgtGCTGATATTCATTTGCGAGAAGAGGTGATTCGTAATTGGGCAGAGATTAAATGCGGGGAGTATATGTTCGATAGACTGACACGAGAAACCAACGAAATTCGGCAGATAACTCTCAAAGATTTGAGAAATTGGTTCAAAGATCATATTGTCGGAGGAAATAACTTCCGTAAATTGTCGATTCATGTTGTCGGTACGGAAAAACAACGACAGgagagtgataaaaaattgagcgacaatgaaattaataaatctgaAG agtcAGCAATTAAACTTAGTGATGCCAGCTATGCCTTGCAGTATTTACATACAGATGAGGATGAAGATAATAGggtgtttataaaaaatattgaaaaatttaaatctggaTTATATGTCTACCCAGAACGTTACAGCAATTGa
- the LOC103571190 gene encoding constitutive coactivator of PPAR-gamma-like protein 1 homolog, whose product MGIQDFQTFLDSNCVPGGAVTVDLLKIARQVIQRQRNRLNKAQSLQSPLLRLVLDAECCLDRLYGGYFSDWACGGQWNRMLQFLAILIQATELSGVDLVVFFNGCNEAPRRSEWIQQQLQMRNNVNNVLKHIATKGTPPPKIWWTPPVCLRTSLRMALRHLKVSVMCSMDDHHQEVIAYCRENSFNGLVADDGEYAAFDPPRYFSSEQLKLTYKGSLDTKEYLMSEVNKSLGVSAERSCILAALLGNYILTEQELTDFYKKLNINITGPNKTNIDQSIKIIAGFVKDLPSICKDVVAQKVFGSLTDPRCSKLYQSVQYYINGTKEGFLHYKTSKPTKSCKPEAKKPAVNKQNSAETATTDGNCTMGTSRFASETAESERESLDAYNQATANAKAAPQIVIEPPGVQSQIDGDNVKTEDDQHPAEPTVNGTHNNLMSSSSSGSSSSATSPSHVTTEQPKTSEKPISIPTTVPEVMRTASERHQKGLMSPHIYQILATGEIKLPVLLEDENNCEFPSIHVIYRPVRQMVYAILFNLHHQIFMATKNKEKGDNEKIEVPDIIIKEWIWSKTNPYQSPELIKAEQIGWGVPTIQRLWFGTGIEDKRRRLRGFLTCMKSDTSLMLNISYVPQHLLVMACVLRYIMSFSDKIKILRRQELDAFIVQAFSPDLMNPQYLQDLQLPLVTFRGVQLATLFMAGVETALLANDACGAPIPWLMCCPWLFFDGKLFHHTLARAAVAKNLLELCGGHIDRVVKVERMRKAITEGFNPVYARPPQPPITPNIIPGFRPLPLTSNGLPVSCALNDTQSRARINRPGNILPRELIRRSVPSRGGQLEIAGVVVGQWGANYGQPGRIQGHQPLQGHLRGRFPSQVPLPRLNARMFQSRGGNNSIATRGKKTQMKATSKKKSAVKKNQENDAKKDLKNRDNIDDEVNADAFSKLSVKDVNAKEKTGSNQQTESVVNGGSKPQEKGQGDASLNASQTVKEN is encoded by the exons ATGGGTATACAAGATTTTCAAACTTTCTTAGATAGTAATTGCGTACCAGGAGGTGCAGTTACCgtggatttattaaaaattgcacgGCAAGTTATTCAGAGACAGCGAAATCGCCTTAATAAAGCTCAATCATTGCAATCACCATTATTGCGTCTTGTTTTGGATGCCGAGTGTTGCCTAGATCGTCTTTACGGTGGATATTTTTCAG aCTGGGCGTGCGGTGGACAATGGAATCGTATGCTCCAGTTTCTTGCTATTTTAATTCAAGCGACTGAGCTGTCAGGAGTTGACTTGGTGGTATTTTTCAATGGTTGTAATGAAGCTCCACGTCGTTCCGAGTGGATTCAGCAGCAGCTTCAGATGcgtaataatgttaataat gTTTTAAAACACATTGCCACTAAAGGAACCCCACCACCTAAAATTTGGTGGACACCTCCTGTTTGTTTACGCACTAGTTTACGTATGGCATTGCGTCATTTGAAAGTATCTGTG atgtGTAGTATGGATGATCATCATCAAGAAGTAATTGCGTATTGTCgtgaaaatagttttaatggGCTCGTTGCCGATGACGGAGAGTATGCAGCTTTTGATCCGCCTCGTTATTTTTCTTCTGAACAATTAAAACTAACGTACAAAGGGTCTCTAGACActaaagaatatttaatgtCAGAAGTTAATAAATCACTTGGAGTATCAGCAGAGAGATCTTGTATTCTAGCTGCATTACTcggaaattatattttgacagAACAAGAACtaacagatttttataaaaaattgaatataaatataactggGCCAAATAAGACAAATATTGATCAATCAATTAAGATAATAGCGGGATTTGTTAAAGATCTTCCATCAATTTGCAAAGACGTTGTGGCCCAAAAAGTATTTGGCTCACTGACTGATCCTAGATGTTCAAAACTTTATCAGTCCGTCCAATATTATATTAACGGAACCAAGGAAGGTTTTTTGCATTACAAAACATCCAAGCCAACTAAAT cTTGCAAACCAGAAGCTAAAAAACCGGctgtaaataaacaaaattcgGCAGAAACAGCGACGACAGATGGAAATTGTACCATGGGAACATCACGATTTGCTTCAGAAACTGCTGAAAGTGAGCGCGAAAGTTTGGACGCATACAATCAAGCAACGGCAAATGCTAAAGCAGCGCCGCAAATTGTTATCGAACCACCAGGGGTACAGTCTCAGATAGACGGTGATAACGTGAAAACTGAAGATGACCAGCATCCTGCGGAACCAACTGTAAATGGTACACACAATAATTTGATGAGTTCATCAAGCTCGGGCAGCAGTTCATCAGCCACCTCACCATCCCACGTCACTACTGAGCAACCCAAGACATCTGAGAAACCCATCAGTATTCCAACTACTGTTCCCGAAGTTATGAGAACTGCATCTGAACGTCATCAGAAAGGCTTAATGTCACCTCATATATATCAAATACTCGCTACTGGTGAAATTAAACTGCCCGTATTACTGgaagatgaaaataattgtgaGTTCCCATCTATTCACGTTATTTATCGACCGGTAAGACAAATGGTCTatgctattttatttaatcttcatcatcaaatatttatggcgactaaaaataaagaaaaaggag acaatgaaaaaattgaagtgcctgatattataattaaagaatGGATATGGTCAAAAACAAACCCATATCAATCGCCAGAACTTATTAAAGCTGAACAAATAGGATGGGGTGTACCAACAATCCAGCGTCTGTGGTTCGG aaCTGGCATTGAAGACAAACGCCGCAGACTTCGCGGATTCCTCACGTGTATGAAATCTGATACATCTCTCATGTTGAATATTTCTTATGTACCCCAACACTTGCTGGTCATGGCTTGTGTACTAAG atacATCATGAGTTTTTcggacaaaataaaaatattgcggCGTCAAGAACTCGATGCTTTTATTGTTCAAGCATTTTCTCCGGATTTAATGAATCCTCAGTACCTCCAAGACCTTCAG ctTCCACTTGTAACATTCCGTGGCGTTCAATTGGCCACCTTGTTTATGGCCGGTGTAGAGACAGCCCTCTTAGCTAATGATGCTTGTGGTGCTCCAATTCCTTGGCTCATGTGTTGTCCTTGGTTGTTCTTTGATGGAAAGCTGTTCCATCACACACTAGCACGTGCTGCGGTGGCTAAAAATCTACTTGAACTCTGTGGGGGTCACATTGATCGCGTTGTAAAAGTTGAAAGAATGCGTAAAGCTATCACTGAAGGTTTTAATCCTGTATATGCTCGACCACCACAGCCACCAATAAcaccaa atATAATTCCTGGTTTCCGGCCACTGCCACTGACATCAAATGGTCTGCCAGTTAGTTGTGCATTGAATGACACTCAGAGTCGTGCTCGCATCAATCGTCCAGGAAATATTTTGCCACGTGAATTAATTCGCAGATCTGTACCATCACGCGGTGGACAGTTAGAAATTGCTGGAGTTGTTGTTGGTCAATGGGGTGCCAATTACGGTCAGCCAGGAAGGATCCAAGGTCATCAGCCATTACAAGGACATCTTCGTGGAAGATTTCCCTCAcag GTGCCATTGCCGCGTTTAAATGCTCGTATGTTTCAATCACGAGGAGGCAATAATTCAATCGCAACTCGTGGAAAGAAAACTCAAATGAaa gcAACGAGCAAGAAAAAGTCTGCGGTTAAGAAAAACCAAGAAAATGATGCGAAGAAAGATTTGAAAAATCGAGACAACATAGATGACGAAGTTAATGCTGATGCCTTCTC TAAATTATCGGTGAAAGATGTAAATGCCAAAGAAAAAACAGGATCTAATCAACAAACAGAGAGTGTTGTCAACGGTGGCAGCAAACCCCAGGAGAAGGGTCAGGGCGATGCATCTCTTAATGCATCGCAAAcggtaaaagaaaattaa